The genome window ATAGTAATTATACGTATATCCTTCAGATCCATTGGTGTAATCAGCAACTGCAATCATAGGAGCATTTACACAACATCCCTGCAGAAAACATTTACAAAGTTGTTAAATTTGTGAGAGTGATTAAGGAAAGAAAAGGTTAGCATAAAtagattttctaataaaatttggCATtatggagaaaaaaagaagtaaacaTGTAAAGGGAAAGACTTACCATACATTCCATTTCTCCAACAGAGAATAAACCGTCCTTTGTTACCTTTGAATGATAAAAACAATAGATACTTCATATTCAATACAATCTAAAACTTCAAACTCTGACATGAGTTTTACA of Gossypium raimondii isolate GPD5lz chromosome 3, ASM2569854v1, whole genome shotgun sequence contains these proteins:
- the LOC105796191 gene encoding NADH dehydrogenase [ubiquinone] flavoprotein 2, mitochondrial-like; amino-acid sequence: MWSLVYGTTPCMICGSGEIEGALLKYLGVERNEVTKDGLFSVGEMECMGCCVNAPMIAVADYTNGSEGYTYNYYEDVTI